In one Oncorhynchus masou masou isolate Uvic2021 chromosome 23, UVic_Omas_1.1, whole genome shotgun sequence genomic region, the following are encoded:
- the LOC135510246 gene encoding oocyte zinc finger protein XlCOF6-like isoform X2: MSKLQSLRVFLNERLTAAAVEIFGAVEKTVGEYQEENDRLRRLLRRTPEIQLCRIDSLQLSVSEEEVPPEHQHCEQEWSPSLGQKDPETKQIKEEQEEVRTSQEEEQLQGFFDAKDSIFTPSCVKSECDLENPCQEAVLAEHPTLSPLKTSKLQLFRVFLNECLTASAAVEIFGAIEKTVVEYQEENDLLQRLLRRTPEIQLCRIDSLQLSVSEEEVPPEQQHCEQEWSPSLEQEDPETKQIKEEQEEVRTSQEEEQLQDLEPDIIEFNFTPSGVKSECDQEDPLWSLTLPQTQTVENREGDSKPVDLKSFVNVTHLNGLDLPDNDSNTSSHSTAVSSDTVGLDSSPPLDPSPLLEKHCSTLSTTSRRTHHCRDCGAKFPLKADLQRHVTLPKKRPSECRFCIKRYNSTCKLKAHVRRCHSGKHCTCPVCGKTFKYKGYLSKHLRIHTGEKPFNCGDCGKSFTQKGNLTEHVLTHTGEKPFSCGDCGKSFSLKKTLTDHIRTHTGEKPFSCGDCGKSFNKKGHLSVHQLTHTGEKPFSCGDCGKSFSQKGNLSIHKLTHIGEKPFSCGECGKSFGLKRHLTMHKLTHTGEKPFSCGDCGKSFNRKEVLTMHIRTHTGEKPFICGDCGRSFRHKGSLKIHILSHTGEKPFSCGDCGKSFNQRGNLNMHIRTHTRDNSFCCGECGKTFNQRGNLTTHIQTHTRDNSFRCGDCGQSFNEKGHLTEHIRTHTGEKPYRCGDCGKSFIQKADLRRHILTHTGEKPHGCSVCGKGFTQKSHLLRHVDKVHKGKKTGQKLKEERTLGQIDCWSGK, from the exons ATGTCTAAACTACAGTCGTTGCGTGTGTTTTTAAATGAGCGTTTAACGGCGGCTGCTGTGGAGATTTTCGGGGCAGTTGAGAAAACGGTAGGAGAATACCAGGAGGAGAATGATCGGCTACGGAGACTGCTGCGGAGGACACCAGAGATACAACTATGTAGAATAG actccctgcagctctctgtctctgaagaGGAGGTTCCCCCTGAGCATCAGCACTGTGAGCAGGAGTGGAGCCCCAGTCTGGGACAGAAGGACCCAGAGACCAAACAGAttaaagaggaacaggaggaagtcaggaccagtcaggaggaagagcagcttcaaGGGTTCTTTGATGCCAAAGACTCCATATTCACTCCTTCCTGTGTGAAAAGTGAATGTGATCTGGAGAACCCATGTCAAGAAGCCGTACTAGCTGAACACCCAACTCTCAGTCCACTGAAAACATCTAAACTACAGTTGTTTCGTGTGTTTTTAAATGAATGTTTAACGGCGTCTGCTGCTGTGGAGATTTTTGGGGCGATTGAGAAAACTGTAGTGGAGTACCAGGAGGAGAATGATCTGCTACAGAGACTGCTGCGGAGGACACCAGAGATACAACTATGTAGAATag actccctgcagctctctgtctctgaagaGGAGGTTCCCCCTGAGCAGCAGCACTGTGAGCAGGAGTGGAGCCCCAGTCTGGAACAGGAGGACCCAGAGACCAAACAGAttaaagaggaacaggaggaagtcaGGACCAGTCAGGAAGAAGAGCAGCTTCAAGATCTGGAGCCTGATATCATAGAGTTCAATTTCACTCCTTCAGGTGTGAAAAGTGAATGTGATCAAGAGGACCCACTTTGGTCCTTGACTCTTCCCCAAACCCAGACtgtggagaacagagagggagactcTAAACCAGTGGATCTCAAATCTTTTGTCAATGTGACCCACTTAAATGGTCTTGACCTTCCAGATAATGACAGCAATACCTCAAGCCACAGTACAGCCGTAAGCAGCGACACAGTAGGACTTGACAGCAGCCCACCATTGGATCCCAGCCCACTATTGGAGAAACACTGTTCCACACTCAGCACCACGTCTAGAAGAACTCACCACTGCCGTGACTGTGGTGCAAAGTTTCCTTTGAAAGCTGACCTGCAGAGACATGTGACTCTCCCCAAGAAGAGACCCAGTGAATGTAGATTCTGCATAAAACGCTACAACTCCACCTGTAAACTGAAGGCCCATGTCCGACGCTGTCACAGTGGGAAACACTGCACATGCCCTGTTTGTGGAAAGACCTTCAAATACAAAGGCTATCTTTCCAAGCACTTAaggattcacacaggagagaaaccattcaactgtggtgactgtgggaaaAGTTTCACTCAGAAGGGGAACCTAACCGAACATGTActaactcacacaggagagaaaccatttagctgtggtgactgtgggaaaagcttcaGTCTCAAGAAGACACTAACGGATCATATAcgaactcacacaggagagaaaccattcagctgtggtgactgtgggaaaagcttcaATAAGAAGGGACACCTTTCCGTGCATCAACTGACTCACACAGGTGAGAAACCTtttagctgtggtgactgtgggaaaagcttcaGTCAGAAGGGGAATCTAAGCATTCATAAACTGACTCACATaggagagaaaccttttagcTGTGGAGAATGCGGGAAAAGCTTTGGGCTCAAGCGGCACCTAACCATGCATAAactgactcacacaggagagaaaccatttagctgtggAGACTGTGGGAAAAGCTTTAATCGCAAGGAGGTCTTAACCATGCATATAcggactcacacaggagagaaaccatttatCTGTGGTGACTGTGGGAGGAGCTTCAGGCATAAAGGGTCCCTTAAGATACACATATTgtctcacacaggagagaaaccatttagctgtggtgactgtgggaaaagcttcaATCAAAGGGGTAACCTAAACATGCATATACGGACTCACACCAGAGATAATTCATTTTGCTGTGGAGAATGTGGAAAAACCTTCAATCAGAGGGGGAACTTAACCACACATATACAAACTCACACCAGAGATAATTCATTTCGATGTGGTGACTGTGGGCAAAGCTTCAATGAGAAGGGGCACCTAACTGAACATATAcggactcacacaggagagaaaccatacaGGTGTGGTGACTGTGGGAAAAGTTTCATTCAGAAGGCGGACCTAAGGAGGCATATactgactcacacaggagagaaaccacaTGGCTGCTCCGTCTGTGGTAAAGGATTCACTCAGAAGTCTCATCTGCTGAGGCATGTGGATAAAGTCCACAAAGGAAAAAAAACAGGACAGAAACTGAAAGAGGAAAGAACATTAGGACAAATAGATTGTTGGTCAGGTAAGTGA